CCCAACAAAGTCGCTCTCTTACCCAACACATTTGATGCAAGTCGCTTTAAAGGGGCACCAAAACCTTTTTATTTGTTGGAGCGATATGGACTCAAATCGGAACAACCAGTGATATTAACTGTGGCACGGTTGGCAAAAGGTGAACAGTACAAGGGATATGACAAAATTCTCCAGGCTCTTCCTCAAATTCGCGAGATTATTCCAAATGTTCACTATATCCTAGTCGGCACAGGAAATGATAAATCCAGAATTAAGCAGATGATTGCACAACTGCGGCTCCAAAACTGTGTGACCTTGGCTGGATTTGTGCCTGATGAGCAACTTTGTGACTACTACAATCTTTGCGATGTTTTTGCCATGCCTAGTAAAAAGGAAGGGTTTGGCATCGTCTATTTAGAAGCATTGGCATGTGGCAAACCTGTGTTAGCAGGCAACAAAGATGGGGCAATTGATGCTCTTTGTCATGGCGAACTCGGCGCACTTGTTAATCCTGATAATGTCGAAGAAATTGCCAAAACACTGATTAAAATTTTACAAGGTACTTATCCTAATCCTTTAATGTATCAACCTGAAGCTTTACGCCTCATGGTAATTCATAAATTTGGTTTTGAGCATTTCAAACAAACTCTTGCTAGCTATTTAGACAAGCATTTCCAACTGATGAAAAGGAACTAATTTTTAATATGTGTGGCATAGCGGGAATTCTCACAGTTAATCAGTATCAGGATGGATTAGAAACAATAATTCGGCGGATGCAGACCGCTCTCCGACACCGTGATCCTGATGATTCGGGTATTTATATTTCATCTGAAAAACAAGCAGCCCTCACCCATACTCGTTTGGCAATTCTCGACTTAAGCCAAGCCGGACATCAGCCTATGTCTACTGCTGACGGGCGCTACTGGATTACCTTCAACGGTGAAATTTATAACTTTCAACAACTACGAAGCAATCTAATTTCTCAAGGAGAACAGTTTCATTCGCAAACCGACACAGAAGTTATCCTCAAGCTTTACCAAAAAATGGGTTCTCACTGTGTCGAGCATTTACGCGGAATGTTTGCCTTGGCTATTTGGGATGACTTTGAGAAAACTTGTTTCTTAGCTCGTGACCCTTTAGGAATTAAGCCGTTATACTATTGGCAATCAGGTTCAAGCTTAGTCTTTGCCTCAGAACTCAGAGCCATTCTTGCCTCAGGTTTACCTACTATAAAAATGAGCATGAAAGGGTTATACGGTTATTTAATTGGTGGCTCAGTACCAGAACCATACACTTTAATTGAAGGTGTTCATTGTCTAGCTGCTGGTCATTGGTTACATTGGCAACCTGTTGGTATGACAAAACAGCAGTACTGGCAAATCAACTTTCCTCCTGCAACAACAATTTCACCACAAGAAGCAAAAGAAAAAGTTCGTGCTGCCTTAGTTGATTCAATTCAACATCACTTCGTTAGTGATGTACCTGTAGGAATTTTTCTCAGTGGAGGCATCGACTCAACAACTGTTCTCGCCTTAGCAAGTCAGACTCAGAATGAACAGTTACGTACCTATTCTGTAGCGTTTGAAGAACAAGAGTGGAATGAAGGGGAAATTGCCAAGCAAATTGCAAAGCAGTTTGGCGCAGAACATACAGAATATAAAGTAACAGCATCATTGGCTAAAGAGTTATTACCTAAATTCCTACAAGCAATTGACCAACCCAGTGTCGATGGCTTTAATACCTTTTGTGTCTCCCAGCTTGCTCATCAAAGCGGCACTAAAGTCGTACTATCTGGACTTGGTGGAGACGAGCTGTTTGCTGGATACCACTCCTTTGAGAAAATTCCGCAGATGGTGGCATGGGGGAAGCAGATGCATGCAATTCCTCTGTTGGCGACGG
The sequence above is a segment of the Mastigocladopsis repens PCC 10914 genome. Coding sequences within it:
- the asnB gene encoding asparagine synthase (glutamine-hydrolyzing); this encodes MCGIAGILTVNQYQDGLETIIRRMQTALRHRDPDDSGIYISSEKQAALTHTRLAILDLSQAGHQPMSTADGRYWITFNGEIYNFQQLRSNLISQGEQFHSQTDTEVILKLYQKMGSHCVEHLRGMFALAIWDDFEKTCFLARDPLGIKPLYYWQSGSSLVFASELRAILASGLPTIKMSMKGLYGYLIGGSVPEPYTLIEGVHCLAAGHWLHWQPVGMTKQQYWQINFPPATTISPQEAKEKVRAALVDSIQHHFVSDVPVGIFLSGGIDSTTVLALASQTQNEQLRTYSVAFEEQEWNEGEIAKQIAKQFGAEHTEYKVTASLAKELLPKFLQAIDQPSVDGFNTFCVSQLAHQSGTKVVLSGLGGDELFAGYHSFEKIPQMVAWGKQMHAIPLLATGVGVGLSHWATSPKMKRLGDFLQQTPSSAAAYRSFRGIFSHTEACAIARQYIRSPQLPTPRGAREDHLSSCLGQTLTLEDEVSFLELSCYMRNQLLRDSDVMSMSWGLELRVPLVDRALLEAVASIPSHIRLASGKQLLIAAVPELPDWVVNRPKRGFSFPFEQWMSGEWRDYFNHVNVPNNISLKPWYRRWSLAILKYWWERVSK
- a CDS encoding glycosyltransferase produces the protein MLTHPNSLKFHLWFPNLFGFKGGIQVYSAFFLQALQSLYPQSQYNVFLKHDVQPTSDIPCLPETQFHFAGAWHLKIRTLIFAAQIISNGLQQRPNLIIATHLNFTVAAYWLKRLVGIPYWTVAHGIEAWNMKNPTIKTALHHADLILAVSSYTRDRLLKEQNLNPNKVALLPNTFDASRFKGAPKPFYLLERYGLKSEQPVILTVARLAKGEQYKGYDKILQALPQIREIIPNVHYILVGTGNDKSRIKQMIAQLRLQNCVTLAGFVPDEQLCDYYNLCDVFAMPSKKEGFGIVYLEALACGKPVLAGNKDGAIDALCHGELGALVNPDNVEEIAKTLIKILQGTYPNPLMYQPEALRLMVIHKFGFEHFKQTLASYLDKHFQLMKRN